Proteins encoded by one window of Candidatus Methylomirabilota bacterium:
- a CDS encoding 5-methyltetrahydropteroyltriglutamate--homocysteine S-methyltransferase, whose protein sequence is MAISRPPFRADHVGSLLRPPALKALRARVESGQAGGDELPRAEDAAIRDVVRLQEEVGLHGVTDGELRRKSWHMDFLLRLGGLASSGKTLPVAFHGPKGEVHFTRPDLRIAARVSRPTPIFVEPFTFLRSVVTRTPKLTIPSPCMLYSQVGRANIDAMVYPDLDAFVEDTAAAYRAEIADLYAAGCRYLQLDDVSLAYLCDEELRAQNRARGEDPDAQLRLSVKLIQATLRDRPKDLTVCTHLCRGNFRSGWRAQGGYARVADVIFHELPYDGFFLEFDDARAGDFSPLRHVPKHVRVVLGLVTTKAGALEKKDDLRRRLDEAAKHIPLEQLCVSPQCGFSSTVEGNAIATDQQKAKLALCVELAQDVWGGL, encoded by the coding sequence ATGGCCATCTCGAGACCTCCGTTCCGGGCCGATCACGTCGGGAGCCTGCTGCGCCCGCCCGCGCTGAAGGCGCTCCGGGCCAGGGTCGAGTCCGGGCAGGCCGGCGGCGACGAGCTGCCTCGCGCCGAGGACGCCGCGATCCGCGACGTGGTCCGGCTGCAGGAAGAGGTCGGCCTTCACGGCGTCACCGATGGCGAGCTGCGCCGCAAGTCCTGGCACATGGACTTCCTGCTCCGGCTCGGCGGCCTCGCGAGCAGCGGCAAGACCCTGCCGGTCGCGTTTCACGGCCCCAAGGGCGAGGTGCACTTCACCCGTCCCGATCTGCGCATCGCCGCGCGTGTCAGCCGGCCGACGCCGATCTTCGTCGAGCCCTTCACGTTCCTCAGGTCGGTGGTCACGCGCACGCCGAAGCTGACGATCCCGTCGCCGTGCATGCTGTACTCGCAGGTCGGGCGCGCCAACATCGACGCCATGGTCTATCCCGACCTCGATGCCTTCGTCGAGGACACCGCCGCCGCCTATCGCGCCGAGATCGCGGACCTCTACGCCGCCGGGTGCCGCTATCTGCAGCTCGACGACGTGAGCCTCGCGTACCTCTGCGACGAGGAGCTGCGCGCGCAGAACCGGGCGCGCGGCGAGGACCCCGACGCCCAGCTCCGGCTCTCGGTCAAGCTGATCCAGGCCACGCTCCGCGACCGCCCGAAGGACCTGACCGTCTGCACCCACCTGTGTCGCGGCAATTTCCGCTCCGGGTGGCGCGCCCAGGGCGGCTACGCGAGGGTCGCGGACGTCATCTTCCACGAGCTGCCGTACGACGGCTTCTTCCTCGAGTTCGACGACGCCCGCGCGGGCGATTTCTCGCCGCTGCGGCACGTGCCGAAGCACGTGCGCGTGGTGCTGGGACTGGTCACGACGAAGGCGGGGGCGCTCGAGAAGAAGGACGACCTCAGGCGGCGTCTCGACGAGGCGGCGAAGCACATCCCCCTCGAGCAGCTCTGCGTGAGCCCGCAATGCGGGTTCTCCTCGACGGTCGAGGGCAACGCGATCGCGACCGATCAGCAGAAGGCGAAGCTCGCGCTCTGCGTCGAGCTGGCCCAGGACGTGTGGGGCGGCCTCTAG
- a CDS encoding class I SAM-dependent methyltransferase, with amino-acid sequence MDVYRDFAPFYDLYVGGFAADLPVYLRYARRARTPLIEIGAGSGRLTIPLARAGHAVVAMDVSRAMLARLTARLRRERPAVRARVRVVRADAARLGLGLRSDLILVPFYTFNYLLSARVREAVLRRLAAHLTPGGRLLIDVFIPLARIAACPSGPVLKLDRRDAGGARIRGWNVYAIDTRRQLETRRHLFRLEGPDGRVRHRRFTIRRRYWHAGELRAMFRRHGLGVEAVFAGYRGRRARGDAEQLLWVLTPGGRPGTRGAV; translated from the coding sequence ATGGACGTCTACCGCGACTTCGCCCCCTTCTACGATCTCTACGTCGGCGGGTTCGCGGCCGATCTGCCCGTCTACCTCCGGTATGCTCGCCGGGCGCGCACGCCCCTCATCGAGATCGGCGCAGGCTCGGGGCGCCTGACGATCCCGCTGGCCCGCGCCGGCCACGCGGTGGTGGCGATGGACGTGTCGCGCGCGATGCTGGCGCGGCTCACCGCGCGGCTGCGGCGCGAGCGGCCGGCCGTCCGGGCGCGCGTGCGCGTCGTCCGGGCCGACGCCGCCCGCCTGGGGCTCGGCCTGCGCTCGGACCTCATCCTCGTGCCCTTCTACACCTTCAACTATCTGCTGAGCGCGCGCGTCCGTGAGGCCGTGCTGCGCCGGCTGGCGGCCCACCTGACGCCCGGCGGCCGCCTGCTGATCGACGTCTTCATCCCGCTCGCCCGCATCGCGGCCTGCCCGAGCGGCCCCGTGCTGAAGCTCGACCGCCGCGACGCCGGCGGGGCACGGATCCGCGGCTGGAATGTCTACGCCATCGACACCCGGCGGCAGCTCGAGACGCGGCGCCATCTGTTCAGGCTGGAAGGTCCGGACGGCCGGGTGCGGCACCGCCGGTTCACCATCCGGCGGCGGTACTGGCACGCCGGGGAGCTGCGGGCGATGTTCCGCCGGCACGGGCTCGGGGTGGAGGCCGTCTTCGCCGGCTACCGCGGCCGCCGGGCGCGCGGCGACGCCGAACAGCTCCTCTGGGTGCTCACGCCCGGCGGGCGGCCGGGAACGCGGGGCGCCGTCTGA